A window of Exiguobacterium sp. FSL W8-0210 contains these coding sequences:
- a CDS encoding DegV family protein yields MDKIAWITDSMAFFEPGEAEKIGVHVIPTLLILNGESYREYVDISIEQLDQKMREDSHASPTTSQPSFGDFVTLYEQLLEDGYDYGYAIHITSGLSGTYSSSVAAAEAVGFPLYAIDSYTGAANQQELVRIAQRLVAAGKGPDEVMSTLETFKHKSHFYLIIGNMETMRRSGRVSGSQFLLANMLNIKPIAQFNEEGRLVPFKKVRSIKKAFKEMVSEISSKVSAHGVYDRTLYVSHTLAHAAAEELWRLISTEHPELQVRITQFGPSILAHAGAETVGVYWFDEIPLPTT; encoded by the coding sequence ATGGATAAGATTGCTTGGATTACCGACAGCATGGCTTTTTTTGAGCCAGGAGAGGCTGAAAAAATCGGAGTCCATGTGATACCGACTTTACTCATCTTAAACGGAGAGTCTTACCGGGAGTATGTCGATATCTCGATTGAACAGCTTGATCAAAAAATGCGAGAAGATTCCCACGCTTCACCGACGACTTCTCAACCATCATTCGGTGATTTCGTAACCTTGTATGAACAATTGCTTGAAGATGGTTATGATTATGGGTATGCGATTCATATCACGAGTGGACTGAGCGGCACATATTCGAGTTCTGTCGCTGCAGCTGAAGCCGTCGGTTTCCCCTTATACGCGATTGATTCGTATACAGGTGCTGCGAATCAGCAAGAACTTGTCCGGATCGCACAACGACTCGTTGCTGCTGGTAAAGGTCCAGATGAAGTCATGTCTACGCTTGAGACATTCAAACACAAATCGCATTTTTATCTGATCATCGGAAATATGGAGACGATGCGACGGAGCGGACGTGTCTCAGGAAGTCAATTTTTACTAGCAAACATGCTCAATATTAAACCAATCGCTCAATTTAATGAGGAAGGACGACTTGTCCCATTTAAAAAAGTCCGTTCCATCAAAAAAGCTTTTAAAGAAATGGTCAGTGAAATTTCATCAAAAGTCAGTGCTCATGGTGTATATGATCGGACGCTTTATGTCAGTCATACGCTCGCTCATGCCGCTGCTGAAGAATTATGGCGCTTGATTTCTACAGAACATCCGGAGCTTCAAGTACGCATTACCCAATTTGGTCCTTCCATCTTGGCACATGCTGGCGCTGAGACGGTCGGTGTGTACTGGTTCGATGAGATTCCTTTACCAACAACTTGA
- the brnQ gene encoding branched-chain amino acid transport system II carrier protein, which produces MFKTKDTFALGFMIFALFFGAGNLIFPPELGALAGSQFLPAILGFIVTGVGLPLLGLLAVASIGGGIKTLAAPLPRFVGAALTFALYVAIGPFFGIPRTSVVTYELGVVPFLGAPSQMTLIISSSLFFLATLYLVLRPGKLLEIIGRFITPLLLIALAALSISSIISPLSSVASPNEAYETTGQAFIQGFLQGYLTLDALGALVFGVVVLHTLKSRGVHERKAQFKVVTRAGIIAATSLTLVYVGLGMIGRNTFAAIGKVDGPALLQHYANTAFGSIGLAVLGLAILLACLTTSVGLVTAFAEYMMTISNRVSLKAASIFTTALGLTVSIVGLQTLLSIAVPVLMFLYPIVIVLIALTFMRHLFRRKSVVYQSTLGVTIFFSFCSALNQLSLFPGNLKTFYQSLPLVDQSLEWLFPTLIAFGISSWFGHVSSASITQKRAS; this is translated from the coding sequence TCCTTCCTGCCATCCTTGGTTTTATCGTAACGGGTGTCGGTCTTCCTTTGCTCGGCTTACTTGCAGTTGCCTCTATCGGAGGTGGCATCAAAACACTTGCTGCACCACTCCCTCGTTTTGTAGGTGCTGCCTTGACGTTTGCGCTCTATGTTGCGATCGGTCCCTTTTTCGGGATTCCGCGAACATCGGTTGTCACGTATGAGCTCGGAGTCGTACCATTTCTTGGTGCTCCCTCACAAATGACGTTGATTATCTCATCTAGTCTCTTTTTCCTTGCTACACTTTATCTTGTACTACGACCAGGAAAATTACTTGAGATCATCGGGCGTTTCATCACACCATTATTACTGATTGCTCTTGCTGCATTAAGCATCAGTAGCATCATTTCGCCACTCTCGAGCGTCGCTTCACCGAACGAAGCATATGAGACGACTGGACAGGCATTCATTCAAGGATTCCTTCAAGGATACTTAACGCTTGATGCACTCGGCGCCTTGGTATTTGGTGTCGTCGTACTGCATACATTAAAAAGCCGAGGCGTTCATGAACGAAAAGCACAATTTAAAGTCGTCACTCGTGCCGGAATCATCGCTGCCACTTCTTTGACTCTCGTCTATGTCGGACTTGGAATGATCGGACGTAACACATTTGCCGCTATCGGAAAAGTTGATGGTCCAGCACTTCTTCAACATTATGCAAATACTGCCTTCGGCTCAATCGGTTTAGCTGTACTTGGTCTTGCAATTCTGCTTGCATGTTTGACGACATCAGTTGGTCTCGTCACCGCATTTGCAGAATATATGATGACGATTTCCAACCGTGTATCTTTAAAAGCGGCAAGTATCTTCACGACTGCTCTCGGTCTTACGGTATCCATCGTCGGATTGCAGACATTGCTATCCATCGCCGTTCCGGTATTGATGTTCCTTTATCCAATCGTCATCGTCTTGATCGCTTTGACATTCATGCGTCATCTGTTCCGTCGTAAGTCGGTTGTTTATCAATCAACTCTTGGTGTAACGATTTTCTTCTCATTCTGTAGTGCGTTAAATCAACTTTCGCTTTTCCCGGGAAATCTTAAAACGTTCTATCAATCCTTGCCTTTAGTGGATCAAAGTTTAGAATGGTTATTCCCAACACTCATCGCCTTCGGTATCAGTTCATGGTTTGGACACGTTTCCAGTGCTTCTATCACACAAAAACGCGCTAGCTAG